Within Massilia endophytica, the genomic segment GTAGCCGGAGCTGGTATCCGGCTCGGGGAAGGAAACGTCGAAGCCCACGCCCGCCACGCCATAGTGTTCGGTGAGCTGGCGCACCAGGAGCGCCACCTTGTCGCGGCTCCAGGGAAAGCGGCCCACCTGCGTCAGGCTCTTCGTGTCGATATCCACGATGACCACGTTCTGGTCCAGCACCGGCTTTTCCAGGCGCATGCGCAGGTCGGCGATGCCGGTGTCCATGCGGTCCACCAGGTCCATGTGCAGGTAGTGGGTGATCTGCAGGGCGGCAATGGCCGTCAGGGCCAGGCCGACCAGCCAGCGCACACCGTACTTGGCGGCGACGCGGCCTGCTACCTTGGCGAACTTGGGGGCTCTCAGTGGCAAGGGGTGCTCCGCGCGTCAGGGCACGTAGCCGGGGATCTTCGACTCGTCGACTTCGTCGATCTGCTCCGGGCTGAGGTTCTTCTGCGCGAACTGCATGTACACCTTCTTGCGGATGAAGATGTCGAACAGGTCCGGGTCGATATGGCCGTTCAGCTTGAAGTTGCCGAGGATGTGCAGCGACTCGGACAGCGACTTGGCCTTCTTGTACGGGCGGTCGTGCGCGGTCAGCGCCTCGAAGATATCGGCAATGGCCATGACCCGCGCCGGCACGGACATCTGCTCGCGCGTCAGTCCTTTCGGGTAGCCCTTGCCGTCCATGCGCTCGTGGTGGCCGCCCGCGAACTCCGCCACCTTCTGCAGGTGCTTCGGCCATGGCAGCGATTCGAGCATGCGCACCGTCACCACGATGTGGTTGTTGATGATCTTGCGCTCGTCGTCGTTCAGGGTGCCGAAGCGGATGGTGAGGTTGGTGAGCTCGTTCTCGCTGAGGAATGGTGCATCCTGCCCTTCCGGATTGGTCCAGCGGTACTGGGCGATCTGGCGCACGCGCTCCTGGTCCTCAGGCTTCATGCCCTCCCCGCCAACGTTTGCGCCGCGCAGGAAATCGCGGTCCGAACGCAGCTGCGCCAGTTCGGCCTGCAGCGCTTTCTGGATGGTGTCCGCATCGCCGCCAGCCAGCTGCGCCTTGAGTGCACGGATTTCCGCGTCCCGCAGCAGCACTTCAAAGCGCGTATCCACCATGTGGATGCGGTCGAAGATGGTCTGCAGCTTGGTGGACTTGTCCACCACGTGAACTGGCGTCGTGATCTTGCCGCAGTCGTGCAGCAGGCCCGCGAACCACAGCTCCTTGCGGTCGGCGTCGCTCATGCGGAAGTCCGCCAGCGGACCCTCGCTCGTTTCGTGCACCGCCTCGGCCAGCATCATGGTCAGCTCGGGCACGAACTGGCAATGGCGGCCGGTGTAGGGAGACTTCTCGTCGATGCCGATGTTGATCAGGTTGACCAGCGCTTCCAGCAGCTTCTCCAGCTGGAGAATGAGCAGCTGGTTCGTGAGCGCCATCGCCGCCTGAGCAGCCAGCGCCTCGATGAAGCGCTGGTCGGTGGGCGTGAAGGCGCGGATCTCGCCGGTGTCGCGGTCCTTGGAGTTGATCAGCTGGAGAACGCCCAGCAGCTCGCCCTCGTGGTCGCGCATCGGCACGGTCAGGAAGGACTGCGAGTGGTAGTTGAACTGCTGGTCGAAATTGCGCATGCCCGAGAAGTTGAAGCCCTCGGCCTGGTACACGTCCTCGATATTGACCGACTGGCCTTTGTTGGCCGCGTAGGCCGCCACGGAAGCGAGGTTCTGCTCCCCTTCCGCATCGAACAGGGGCACAGGCGGGATTTCGGCCTTCTTGCCGCTCGATCCGCCCAGGTGGATGCCCAGGGTGTCGTTGATGCTGAGGGCGAACACCAGGCTGCGGCGGTCCTCGCTGGGACGGTAAAGCGTGCCGCCGTCCGAATTGGTCATGCCTTTCGCCACCTGGAGAATGCGCTCCAGCAGCAGATCGGTGTTATGGCTGGAGCCCAGAGCCACGCTCAGTTCGGTGAGCTGGTCCAGCCGCTGCGCGATTTGGGCGTGGTTGAGTTCCTGCATGGTGTTCAACTTCCGCATCTATTGATGCATGGACATAATTTTGGAAGTGTAACGTTACTGCTCCTTCGTGTACATCTGGAAATACAAAACAATGCAGATTTGCCACCCAGAAAACCCTACAATGGCCCCAAATCGCAACTTCACGCTCAGAAACGATGAAAAAACGGCTATCATCGCAGGATATTTTCGCTGCGCTGCCGTGGGCATAGGTAGTGCGGCAGAGCAACAATAAAAAGAGTGATCACAGGGGTCTGAGCACATGAAATTCAAATTCTGGGGGGTTCGCGGTTCCATTCCCTCCCCCGGCCCGCGCACCGTGCGCTATGGCGGCAACACCACCTGCATCGAGATCCGCAGCGACGACGATACCCTGATTGTCAT encodes:
- a CDS encoding HD family phosphohydrolase, which gives rise to MQELNHAQIAQRLDQLTELSVALGSSHNTDLLLERILQVAKGMTNSDGGTLYRPSEDRRSLVFALSINDTLGIHLGGSSGKKAEIPPVPLFDAEGEQNLASVAAYAANKGQSVNIEDVYQAEGFNFSGMRNFDQQFNYHSQSFLTVPMRDHEGELLGVLQLINSKDRDTGEIRAFTPTDQRFIEALAAQAAMALTNQLLILQLEKLLEALVNLINIGIDEKSPYTGRHCQFVPELTMMLAEAVHETSEGPLADFRMSDADRKELWFAGLLHDCGKITTPVHVVDKSTKLQTIFDRIHMVDTRFEVLLRDAEIRALKAQLAGGDADTIQKALQAELAQLRSDRDFLRGANVGGEGMKPEDQERVRQIAQYRWTNPEGQDAPFLSENELTNLTIRFGTLNDDERKIINNHIVVTVRMLESLPWPKHLQKVAEFAGGHHERMDGKGYPKGLTREQMSVPARVMAIADIFEALTAHDRPYKKAKSLSESLHILGNFKLNGHIDPDLFDIFIRKKVYMQFAQKNLSPEQIDEVDESKIPGYVP